A single genomic interval of Alteromonas sp. CI.11.F.A3 harbors:
- a CDS encoding peptidoglycan-binding domain-containing protein — MDDKFGIPDKLGRGLDASISKHYLPNPTLGSDNPNETDSSAYIRAIRARLIELGYLGEGHKFTNRHNPQIDRILIKKIKQFQHDAGITEDGWAGKLTWQALECLVSFENQQSPALWGNVWRNASSEEWRSSWQQSRQQLSQQLSQQPMQQLLQQPTPENQHQVWLFKDGVLHNKAVMRAAYCRLYTLGFFSEWEPHRIHTKTIINPSDNADFQHAIDQFCGFAKQLKLVKITCSGLNMDLLNAMFEYDNIVATLSDNTYFDPAMTAYPKTIEAIARIELWMLGYDITPGKDQTVRRATRRFKKRTFISASKTQLAIKQFYSDYPVVSLSNESNDKKSNTESANSTSGHPLNAYLMAAFSALSTDVEVTESDNESLNASVNQLWQSKSKQNALRAQFNKLANGIFDGLKRMVSWLFGAVKRVLEKTKEVIANIARYISKKARTCYLSVVKAFDIVYSGMSYLKGNAFHYGAPSKACFAHDNDFDQFCCIDPMAQPHHISFDRTQYGFQAKLYAAGLTIVGHLLGIAQRVVRTISSPVGWLLALLSLANVANAVKEINTQVRLIESYELDITHRKSLFKTRIS; from the coding sequence ATGGACGACAAATTTGGCATACCCGACAAGTTGGGAAGGGGGCTTGATGCTTCGATATCTAAGCATTATTTGCCCAACCCGACGTTAGGCTCTGATAATCCGAATGAGACTGATTCTTCTGCCTATATCCGCGCTATTAGAGCCCGTTTAATTGAGCTAGGCTACTTAGGAGAAGGGCACAAATTTACAAATCGCCATAACCCGCAAATTGACCGCATTCTGATCAAAAAAATAAAGCAGTTTCAACATGATGCTGGTATTACCGAAGACGGTTGGGCCGGAAAGCTTACATGGCAGGCTTTGGAGTGCCTAGTAAGCTTTGAAAATCAGCAAAGTCCTGCGCTATGGGGAAATGTTTGGCGAAATGCTTCTAGTGAAGAATGGAGAAGCTCATGGCAGCAGTCACGGCAGCAATTATCCCAGCAGTTATCGCAGCAACCAATGCAGCAGTTATTGCAGCAACCGACGCCAGAAAATCAACACCAAGTTTGGCTATTTAAAGATGGGGTATTACACAACAAAGCAGTGATGCGGGCGGCGTATTGCCGCCTCTATACCCTCGGTTTTTTCTCTGAGTGGGAACCACATCGCATTCACACTAAAACCATAATCAACCCCAGCGATAATGCCGACTTTCAACATGCGATTGACCAGTTTTGTGGGTTTGCCAAGCAACTTAAATTAGTAAAAATCACGTGTTCTGGATTAAATATGGACTTACTCAATGCCATGTTTGAATACGACAACATTGTTGCGACGTTAAGCGACAATACGTACTTTGACCCTGCAATGACTGCGTACCCCAAAACGATAGAAGCAATAGCCAGAATAGAGCTTTGGATGCTTGGTTATGATATTACACCGGGGAAAGATCAAACTGTTAGAAGAGCTACAAGAAGGTTTAAAAAGCGCACTTTTATTAGCGCCTCAAAAACTCAACTTGCGATTAAACAGTTTTATTCTGACTACCCTGTTGTAAGCCTAAGCAATGAAAGTAATGATAAAAAAAGTAATACCGAAAGCGCTAATAGCACCAGCGGCCACCCACTAAATGCTTATTTAATGGCGGCATTCTCTGCGCTTTCCACCGATGTAGAAGTGACTGAGAGTGACAATGAAAGTTTAAACGCTTCGGTAAACCAATTATGGCAAAGTAAAAGTAAGCAAAATGCGTTAAGAGCGCAGTTTAACAAGCTAGCCAATGGTATTTTCGACGGATTAAAGCGAATGGTAAGTTGGCTGTTTGGCGCAGTAAAACGCGTGCTTGAAAAAACAAAGGAAGTGATTGCGAACATTGCACGTTACATTAGCAAAAAAGCACGAACATGTTATTTAAGTGTAGTGAAAGCGTTTGATATTGTTTATTCAGGCATGTCATATCTAAAGGGGAATGCATTTCATTATGGCGCTCCCTCTAAAGCTTGCTTTGCTCATGATAATGACTTTGATCAGTTTTGTTGCATAGATCCTATGGCTCAGCCCCACCATATTAGTTTTGATAGAACCCAGTATGGTTTTCAAGCTAAACTTTATGCCGCAGGACTCACTATTGTTGGTCATCTTTTAGGTATAGCGCAGCGAGTAGTACGAACAATCTCATCACCGGTGGGGTGGCTTTTAGCCCTGCTTTCATTGGCAAATGTTGCTAACGCAGTAAAAGAAATAAATACGCAAGTTAGGCTTATTGAAAGCTATGAACTGGATATTACACACCGGAAGTCTTTGTTTAAAACCCGTATCTCTTAG
- a CDS encoding vanadium-dependent haloperoxidase, whose translation MALPEQRSEQEQRIIDSEKVRINAAQVARQRIESEYGPLSPAETIHKANSDEMLTSKSMSFTKGLQHNELTGLLSNEDDFVKFVKGINTGNPHDILDTPIGTTVNYKWRGWESSAAGLTYDLQGPDSHSVTMPAPPGLENKDELSAEIGEVYAQALLRDAHFAAFSMNENVYKKFVGQELESKRVKTKYAHVESVVECLNRIPFFASNNARGPFTPVNAFRGISKGDLDGPYLSQFLLTGDNGLNNKNDGSPEHDACDGIISYGAQTINQKVRNARSDDYLTDWSEWLDIQNGGDARGCEKYVGDQRRFITTPRDLATYVHYDALYQAYLNACLLLLNVKAPLGESIPYAKKEGETDVTYKQQGFALYGGPHILSLVTEVATRALKAVRYQKFNLHRRLRPEALAARLEKCQAYPASFEPQFAEIREVIESSGLADKLDNSLLLPMAFAEGSPMHPSYGAGHATVAGACVTILKAFFDGSCFLHITNDGERFSVDRHSRQNDNAFIPSSDGRRLRVVEVSQSLSLEGELNKLAANISIGRDWAGVHYYSDYEQSLLMGEKIAISMLQEQTLGHNPLENLAFTLNRFDGSEVVITEGQVH comes from the coding sequence ATGGCCCTTCCAGAACAACGTTCAGAACAAGAACAACGCATCATTGATAGCGAGAAAGTTCGAATTAATGCAGCCCAAGTGGCTCGCCAAAGAATAGAATCCGAATACGGTCCACTCTCGCCTGCCGAGACTATCCATAAAGCGAATAGTGATGAGATGCTTACGTCAAAATCCATGAGTTTTACTAAAGGCTTACAGCACAATGAACTCACTGGTTTATTGTCTAATGAAGACGACTTTGTAAAGTTTGTAAAAGGCATTAATACTGGCAATCCACACGACATTTTAGACACCCCTATTGGAACAACGGTTAACTATAAATGGCGAGGCTGGGAAAGTTCTGCCGCTGGCCTTACTTATGATTTACAGGGGCCTGATAGTCACTCGGTCACTATGCCGGCCCCTCCAGGTTTAGAAAACAAAGATGAATTGAGTGCGGAAATAGGTGAAGTTTACGCGCAGGCATTGCTAAGAGACGCACACTTTGCTGCTTTTTCAATGAATGAAAATGTTTATAAAAAGTTTGTTGGACAAGAGTTAGAGAGCAAGCGGGTTAAAACAAAATACGCTCATGTTGAATCGGTGGTCGAGTGCCTAAATAGAATACCTTTTTTTGCATCTAACAATGCTCGCGGCCCCTTTACGCCGGTGAATGCATTTCGTGGTATTTCCAAGGGCGATTTAGATGGTCCTTATCTATCGCAATTTCTACTGACGGGTGACAATGGCTTAAATAATAAGAACGATGGCTCTCCTGAACATGATGCATGCGATGGAATAATTTCTTACGGCGCTCAAACCATTAATCAAAAGGTGCGAAATGCACGTTCAGATGACTATTTGACTGATTGGAGTGAGTGGTTAGATATTCAAAATGGCGGCGATGCCCGCGGTTGTGAAAAATACGTAGGCGATCAAAGACGCTTCATAACCACCCCTAGAGATTTAGCCACATATGTACATTATGACGCGCTATATCAAGCGTATTTAAATGCTTGTTTATTACTATTAAATGTAAAAGCTCCTCTTGGAGAAAGTATTCCATACGCCAAGAAAGAGGGGGAAACGGACGTAACCTATAAGCAGCAGGGCTTCGCACTCTATGGTGGGCCACATATTCTGTCATTGGTGACAGAGGTTGCCACCAGAGCCCTTAAAGCGGTGCGTTATCAGAAATTTAATTTGCATCGTCGTTTGCGTCCAGAAGCGCTGGCTGCGAGATTAGAAAAATGCCAAGCATATCCTGCTAGCTTCGAGCCTCAATTTGCAGAGATACGCGAAGTAATAGAGAGCTCGGGGTTGGCTGATAAGCTTGATAATAGTCTGTTATTGCCAATGGCATTTGCTGAAGGATCGCCAATGCACCCATCCTATGGTGCTGGACACGCAACGGTGGCAGGGGCGTGTGTCACAATTTTAAAAGCGTTTTTTGATGGAAGTTGTTTTCTACATATTACCAATGATGGTGAGAGGTTTTCTGTAGATAGACACAGTCGACAGAACGACAATGCTTTTATTCCTTCGTCGGATGGCCGCCGTTTACGAGTCGTCGAAGTTAGTCAGTCATTGAGTCTTGAGGGTGAGTTAAATAAGCTAGCTGCTAACATTTCTATCGGGCGAGATTGGGCAGGCGTACATTATTATTCCGACTATGAACAGTCTCTTTTAATGGGAGAAAAAATAGCTATTTCTATGTTACAAGAGCAAACACTAGGACACAACCCGTTAGAAAATCTCGCATTTACACTTAACCGGTTTGATGGCAGTGAAGTGGTTATAACTGAGGGGCAAGTGCATTAG
- a CDS encoding acyl-CoA thioesterase: protein MSPRTVAFSRTRLTELMVPSFANFGGKVHGGIILSLMDKVAYACASKHAGAYCVTVTVDGVEFLQPVEVGELLSLDATVHYVGNTSLVVGIKVTSENIKNNKVKHTNNSFFTMVAKDDNGVPVKVPELELSNPHEMRHFVTTIKRNKVKREAQARIQKEHDDFIPKADFVLLDNQRCTITFDKDASYTQE from the coding sequence ATGAGCCCACGTACTGTCGCATTTTCAAGAACACGTTTAACTGAGCTAATGGTACCTTCATTTGCCAACTTTGGCGGAAAAGTCCATGGCGGTATTATCTTGTCTTTAATGGATAAAGTGGCCTACGCCTGTGCCAGTAAACATGCCGGCGCCTATTGCGTAACGGTTACGGTAGATGGCGTTGAGTTTTTACAGCCTGTGGAAGTAGGCGAATTATTATCGCTAGACGCTACCGTGCACTACGTTGGTAACACTTCTTTGGTGGTTGGTATAAAAGTCACGTCTGAGAATATCAAGAACAATAAAGTAAAGCACACCAACAACAGTTTTTTCACTATGGTCGCTAAAGACGACAACGGTGTGCCGGTAAAAGTGCCAGAATTGGAACTCAGCAACCCGCACGAAATGCGCCATTTTGTAACAACGATTAAGCGTAATAAAGTAAAACGTGAAGCGCAGGCTAGAATACAAAAAGAACACGACGACTTCATTCCTAAAGCAGATTTTGTATTGCTTGATAACCAGCGCTGTACCATTACTTTCGATAAAGATGCGTCTTATACTCAAGAGTAA
- a CDS encoding glycoside hydrolase family protein, with the protein MHFTTSERLKRIQQHLGVSPDGVLGGETLCALEKRLLPISERLTQVTSTTTPVTSNEISLTLSQKGIDLIVQHEISSKQYYKKRLTHPTWPKGDSGITIGIGYDLGYASKSQFQSDWQSLLSTFDMKKLTRVCGLKGQTAKIHVSSLRSVTVPFDAAKHVFVHSSLPKYAQKTKSTFPGVEYLNADAQAALVSLVYNRGGSLKGDSRREMAAIKPLVASKDYIGIAQQITKMKRLWQGRGLDGLLHRRDDEANLVRNSDRRYLVDDLVRVA; encoded by the coding sequence ATGCACTTCACCACTTCAGAACGACTAAAACGAATTCAACAACACTTGGGTGTATCACCTGATGGTGTACTTGGTGGCGAAACGCTTTGTGCACTTGAAAAGCGGTTACTTCCCATTTCAGAACGCCTAACCCAAGTTACTTCAACAACCACGCCTGTCACATCAAATGAAATTAGCCTTACGCTCTCACAAAAGGGGATAGATCTTATCGTGCAACATGAGATCAGTTCGAAGCAATACTATAAGAAAAGGCTTACCCATCCTACGTGGCCTAAAGGTGATTCGGGGATCACTATTGGTATTGGCTACGATTTAGGTTATGCAAGTAAGAGCCAATTTCAATCAGACTGGCAGTCGCTTCTTAGTACCTTTGATATGAAGAAGCTTACGCGGGTATGCGGCCTGAAAGGGCAAACCGCTAAAATTCATGTTTCATCTTTACGTTCTGTCACTGTGCCTTTCGATGCCGCAAAGCATGTATTTGTGCACTCATCGCTACCTAAATATGCACAAAAAACAAAATCTACTTTCCCTGGAGTCGAGTACTTGAATGCTGATGCTCAAGCTGCCTTGGTTTCATTAGTTTATAACCGTGGGGGGAGCCTGAAAGGTGACTCACGACGAGAAATGGCTGCCATAAAACCTTTGGTAGCGAGTAAAGATTATATTGGAATAGCGCAGCAAATTACGAAGATGAAACGATTGTGGCAGGGCAGAGGGCTTGATGGCTTGTTACACCGACGAGATGATGAAGCTAATTTAGTTAGGAATTCAGATAGAAGGTATTTAGTTGACGACCTGGTGAGGGTTGCGTAA
- a CDS encoding glutathione S-transferase, producing the protein MPEAKSEFATEFSQQHGVKPESHRDQRPILYSLRNCPYAMRGRIGLYKAAQDVEVREVVLSNKPDAMIEASAKGTVPTLVLPNADGTNTVIDESLDVMLWALHQNDPEDLLHQQDTAALPAMLALIATFDDGFKTQLNAYKCAKRYRENNVVECRQACEAYIQDLEDRLGGGNTEGGLEEGQSKRFIFGAKESLADIALLPFIRQFSKVERKWYRESPYPNLKQWLNGYLQSVMFNKVMTQYELWKPS; encoded by the coding sequence ATGCCAGAAGCAAAATCAGAATTCGCGACTGAATTTTCACAACAACACGGTGTTAAACCCGAGTCTCACAGGGATCAGCGCCCCATACTCTACTCTTTACGCAATTGCCCTTATGCCATGCGCGGAAGAATTGGTTTATATAAAGCGGCGCAAGACGTTGAAGTGCGCGAAGTGGTGTTAAGCAATAAACCTGATGCCATGATTGAGGCCTCAGCTAAAGGTACCGTGCCCACGCTAGTATTGCCAAATGCAGACGGCACCAATACAGTAATAGATGAAAGCTTAGATGTGATGCTATGGGCGCTGCATCAAAACGATCCCGAAGACCTACTGCATCAGCAAGACACTGCCGCCCTGCCTGCCATGCTAGCATTAATTGCAACATTCGATGATGGATTCAAAACACAGTTAAATGCGTATAAATGCGCTAAACGTTATCGTGAAAACAACGTAGTTGAGTGCAGGCAAGCCTGCGAGGCATACATCCAAGACTTGGAAGACCGTTTAGGTGGTGGTAACACTGAAGGAGGTTTGGAAGAAGGCCAATCGAAGCGGTTTATTTTCGGCGCAAAAGAAAGCTTGGCCGACATCGCCCTACTACCGTTCATTCGTCAGTTTTCGAAAGTTGAACGAAAGTGGTATCGAGAATCGCCCTACCCAAACCTAAAGCAGTGGCTAAACGGGTATTTGCAAAGTGTTATGTTTAATAAAGTGATGACACAGTATGAATTGTGGAAGCCTTCTTAA
- a CDS encoding peptidase U32 family protein, which yields MNSTHTNPKIELLAPGGDVDAIKAAIIAGANAVYCGLDNFNARNRASNISFDALIGVIRLAHQYDCEIFLTLNIVILEKEFPTLAKLLSKLVNTTLDGVIVQDIGMFNLIKKHFPTLDIHASTQMTTHNVGQIPFLKKLGASRVNLSRELNLREITAIAKVSREHDVLTEVFVHGSLCVAFSGLCYSTSASAGNSGNRGRCSQACREEYETTESGHNFPLNIKDNSAFFDLPALIEAGVYSFKVEGRIKGASYVHTVIDSFRKQIDGFLETGELLEDGERLYKVFNRDFSNAFLRGDLNQSMFIDNPRDNSKNHAIEKAVQTESTSDASSKDVNRISVVQIQEVKQTLYQEKNELHDLVREKIQYLSIDKIPTTLVFSGEEGSCLTLTIKTHGLAAGQSINTEDGSVKDDINSIAPKTITLRSEGVLSKSEKNALDETLLEKRFRSLGTGEYSISGLELEQLGTGLSLPFRDVTALKNEAMKQLNGEQSLIPEVILPKLTSYPKSEADKPPALSLLICDEADVHLADATDADIYFKLPDAYKRNCTKYVGFLKDNPRLIPWFPAVLIGKDYDVAVNILEQVMPPLIVTNNTGIAFKANELGIKWIAGPFLNTTNSYALMAMKEDFDCHGAFISNELNRMQMKNIARPENFKLFYSIYHPILLMTSRQCFFQQSVGCEKPRIDNGCMLSCDKSTSITNVKGMSFAIDKQKAGYPSIYNEDQFLNMEVMNDLSDLFDGFMIDLTNIGAGDKVSPDKVALIRQFEQLLAGDKQVEDTLNSMVPASTVSQYHAGL from the coding sequence ATGAACAGTACTCACACGAATCCGAAAATTGAATTATTAGCCCCAGGTGGCGATGTTGATGCGATTAAAGCCGCCATTATTGCAGGCGCCAACGCGGTGTACTGCGGGTTAGATAATTTTAACGCTCGAAATCGTGCGTCTAATATTTCATTCGATGCGTTAATTGGCGTTATTCGATTGGCGCATCAGTATGACTGCGAAATATTTTTGACGTTGAATATCGTTATTCTGGAAAAAGAATTTCCAACGCTTGCCAAGCTATTAAGTAAATTGGTTAATACCACGCTTGATGGTGTGATTGTGCAAGATATTGGTATGTTCAACCTTATCAAAAAGCATTTTCCTACATTAGATATTCATGCTTCTACCCAGATGACTACACATAACGTGGGGCAAATACCTTTTCTTAAAAAGCTAGGGGCATCACGGGTTAACTTATCTAGAGAATTGAACCTACGAGAAATTACTGCCATTGCCAAGGTTAGCCGCGAGCATGACGTGCTAACCGAAGTGTTTGTGCATGGTTCTTTATGTGTGGCGTTCTCAGGTTTATGTTATTCAACCTCTGCCAGTGCGGGGAACTCGGGTAACCGAGGCCGTTGCAGTCAGGCTTGCCGCGAAGAATACGAAACCACGGAATCTGGGCATAACTTCCCGTTAAATATTAAAGATAACTCGGCGTTTTTCGACCTGCCAGCATTGATAGAAGCTGGCGTGTACTCGTTTAAAGTAGAGGGTCGGATTAAAGGCGCAAGTTACGTTCATACAGTCATCGACAGTTTTAGAAAGCAGATAGATGGCTTTTTGGAAACTGGCGAATTGTTAGAAGACGGCGAACGTCTTTATAAGGTATTTAACCGAGACTTTTCTAACGCGTTCTTGCGTGGCGATTTGAATCAATCGATGTTTATTGATAATCCACGCGATAACTCAAAAAATCATGCCATTGAAAAAGCGGTTCAAACGGAGAGCACAAGCGATGCGTCTTCAAAAGATGTTAACCGTATTTCAGTGGTGCAAATACAAGAAGTGAAACAAACCCTTTATCAAGAAAAGAACGAACTACACGACTTGGTAAGAGAAAAAATTCAGTATTTATCTATCGATAAAATACCTACTACGCTAGTGTTTTCGGGTGAAGAGGGAAGTTGTTTAACCCTCACTATTAAAACCCATGGTTTAGCAGCCGGCCAGTCGATTAATACTGAAGACGGCTCTGTTAAAGACGACATCAATTCAATTGCCCCTAAAACCATTACGCTGCGTTCTGAAGGTGTGTTGTCTAAAAGCGAGAAAAACGCGTTAGACGAAACCTTGTTAGAGAAGCGTTTTAGAAGTTTAGGCACGGGCGAATACAGTATTAGTGGCCTTGAACTTGAGCAATTAGGTACTGGCCTTAGTTTGCCATTTCGCGATGTAACGGCGCTTAAAAACGAAGCCATGAAGCAGCTTAATGGTGAACAGTCGTTAATACCTGAAGTGATATTACCAAAACTCACGAGTTACCCTAAAAGCGAAGCCGATAAGCCGCCAGCGCTTTCGTTGCTAATCTGTGATGAGGCAGACGTGCATTTAGCCGATGCAACGGATGCTGACATTTACTTTAAATTACCTGATGCCTACAAGCGCAATTGCACCAAGTATGTTGGTTTCTTAAAAGATAACCCACGTTTGATACCTTGGTTCCCCGCAGTGCTTATTGGTAAAGACTACGATGTGGCAGTGAACATACTTGAACAAGTTATGCCGCCATTAATTGTGACCAACAATACTGGAATTGCCTTTAAAGCGAATGAACTAGGTATTAAGTGGATTGCAGGGCCTTTCTTAAATACCACAAACTCGTATGCGTTGATGGCCATGAAAGAAGATTTCGATTGTCATGGTGCGTTTATTTCAAACGAGTTAAATCGAATGCAAATGAAGAACATTGCACGGCCTGAAAACTTCAAACTGTTCTACAGCATTTATCATCCTATATTGTTGATGACCAGCAGACAGTGTTTCTTCCAGCAAAGTGTAGGTTGCGAAAAACCGCGTATCGATAACGGGTGTATGCTCTCGTGCGACAAATCAACCAGCATCACTAATGTGAAGGGCATGTCGTTTGCCATCGATAAACAAAAAGCGGGTTATCCGAGTATTTACAACGAAGATCAGTTTTTAAATATGGAAGTCATGAACGATTTATCTGACTTGTTCGACGGCTTTATGATTGATTTAACGAATATTGGGGCGGGAGACAAAGTATCGCCGGACAAAGTAGCGTTAATTCGTCAATTCGAACAGCTATTGGCCGGTGATAAGCAGGTAGAAGATACGCTAAATAGCATGGTGCCAGCTTCCACAGTAAGCCAGTACCACGCGGGATTATAA